The genomic stretch CATCGCGCTTTACCGGCGACAAAAAACCTTGTCCGTGACACCGCATCGAAAGAACCCCCGCGAGCTGGCCGTCGACATCGTCGACCGTGTCGAGAGGCGGAACGCTTACGCGGACGTCTTGCTGAGCGCGCGCCTGGACCAGGCGGCGTTGCCGGCGGTGGACGGCGCGCTGCTGACCCGCCTGGTCTATGGCACGCTGCGTTGGCGCGGGCGCATCGACTGGGTGCTCGCCCGCTTGCTGCGCGATCCCCTGGACAAGCTGGATCCGTTGGTGCGGAACCTGCTCCGCGTGGGCGGTTACGAGCTGCTGTTCCTGGACCGGGTTCCCTCCTACGCCACCGTCAACGAGTTGGTGGAGTTGGCGAAGCGCCGCGTGGGTCCCGGCAAGGCGCGATTGGTGAACGCGGTGCTGCGGCGGATGGCGGGCCGGGAACGGGAGGCGTGGAGCCCGCCCGCCGGCACCGGCAGCGCCGCCGAACTGGCGGCGCTCGTGTCCCATCCGCCCTGGCTCGTGGATATGTGGCGGGAGCGGTTCGGCGGCGCGGAGAGCCGGCGCCTGATGGAAGCCAACAACGAGGACGCGCCGCTGGTGCTGCGCGCCAACCGGTTGCGCGTGACCCGCGACGATTTGGTGCGGCGCTTGTGTTCGCAGGGGGTGGAAGCGCGGGCCGGGGCGTGGTCGCCGCTGGCGGTGCGGTTGCGCGGGGCGTCGTCGCCGGCGCGCTTGGCCGAGTTCCGCGAGGGTCTGTGCCAGGTGCAGGGGGAGGCGTCCCAGATGGTCGGTTTCCTGGTGGCGCCGGAACCGGGCATGCGCGTGCTCGACGTCTGCGCGGCCCCCGGCGGCAAGACCACGCACCTGGCCGAGCTGATGGAAGGCTTCGGCGAGGTCGTCGCGTGCGACGTTTCCGGGCGCGGGCTGGAGAAGCTGGCGGATAGTGCCCGGCGTCTGGGGCTCGATTGCGTACGCACCCAGGTCCGTGATGCGGTCCGCGGGCTTCCGGGCGAACCCGCGTCCTTCGACCGGGTGCTGGTGGACGCGCCGTGTTCCGGGTTGGGCACCCTGCGCGCGCATCCGGAGATCCGTTGGCGTCGCGAGCCGCGGGACCTCCACCGGCTCGCCACGTTGCAGGCCGACATCCTGGAGCAGGCGGCAACACGAGTGGCTCCGGGCGGTGTCCTGGTGTATGCGACCTGCACGCTCTCCCGGCTCGAGAACGAGGAGTTGGTGGAGGGTTTCCTCGAGCACCACGGGGACTTCGCCGTCGACCAGGCCGCCGAACACCTGCCGTCCGCGGCCCGGTCCATGGCGGCGACGCCCTATTTCCTGGCGCTGCCCCATCGGCACGACACGGAGGGTTTCTTCGCCGCGCGCCTGCGCCGGCTGGTTCCCGACCGCGAAGCGTAGGCCCACCCTGGGGGCGCTCCGCGGTCATGACGCCGTTCTCGTTTACCTCCCGGAATCCATGTGTTAGGTTTTCCGTACAAGCCAAGGTTCGATCGGACCGAGTGTCGGGGCGTGGCTCAGCCTGGTAGAGCGCACGGTTCGGGTCCGTGAAGTCGCTGGTTCAAATCCAGTCGCCCCGACCATTCCCCACCGCCCAGACACGGCACCCCTGGATCCCCGCTTCCCGGGCTGTGTCAAAACGCCATCTGAGACAGGCAACGACCCTTTGAATCGTCATTCCCGCGGAAGCGGGAATCCAGGGGTGGTGAGGCGGGGAAACGCCGCTATAGTCCCCACCACCGCCCCTGGATTCCCGCTTCCGCGGGAATGACGATTCAAAGGGGTCGTTGCCTCACGGGTTTTGACACAGCCTGTTCCGCGGGAATGATGACTCGGGGATTGTGCTTCGGATCGCTCTTCACCGACTCTTGTTGCAACATGGACACTAGTGCTCGCGCAGGAGCTTGCCGTACCCCTCGATGCGGTCTTCGATACCCAGGCTCCGTAGCGCCCACCACAGGATGGACTGGCTTCCCTGGACGATGTTGACGCCGAGTTCCTGTTCCAGGGTGTCGATGACGGCTCCGGCGGCCCAGTGGGGAGAGCCCAGGTGGATGGTGTCAATCTCGGGGTGTTCCCGCTTGAGCTCCCGGGCCAGCCGCAGGGGTACCTCGGAGGGGATGGTGCCCACCTCGACGAAGGGGACGCCGGCGAACTTCTGGGCCACCATCGTGGTCTTGTCCGGGTCGTTGAAACGCTCGTTGGGAAGGTGGTCGGCGCTGCCCGGTGTCGATGCGTAGGTGACGGAGCCCACGAGCCGGGCGCCCAGGATCGCGTCCGCCTGGTGGTAGGCGGTGGTGCTGTTGGTGACGGGGATGCCGAGTTCCTGCTGCAGCGCCGCCATGGTGTCGTGGGCGCGCTGGGCGCCTCCGGAATAGACCACCGGGCCGCCGCCGAAGACGATGATGTCCGCCTTGGCGCGCGCCATCTCGCGGGCCGCGCGTACGGCGTGGTTCCAGCTTTCCTCGGCCTCG from Deltaproteobacteria bacterium encodes the following:
- the rsmB gene encoding 16S rRNA (cytosine(967)-C(5))-methyltransferase RsmB, giving the protein MTPHRKNPRELAVDIVDRVERRNAYADVLLSARLDQAALPAVDGALLTRLVYGTLRWRGRIDWVLARLLRDPLDKLDPLVRNLLRVGGYELLFLDRVPSYATVNELVELAKRRVGPGKARLVNAVLRRMAGREREAWSPPAGTGSAAELAALVSHPPWLVDMWRERFGGAESRRLMEANNEDAPLVLRANRLRVTRDDLVRRLCSQGVEARAGAWSPLAVRLRGASSPARLAEFREGLCQVQGEASQMVGFLVAPEPGMRVLDVCAAPGGKTTHLAELMEGFGEVVACDVSGRGLEKLADSARRLGLDCVRTQVRDAVRGLPGEPASFDRVLVDAPCSGLGTLRAHPEIRWRREPRDLHRLATLQADILEQAATRVAPGGVLVYATCTLSRLENEELVEGFLEHHGDFAVDQAAEHLPSAARSMAATPYFLALPHRHDTEGFFAARLRRLVPDREA